In a genomic window of Bradyrhizobium ontarionense:
- a CDS encoding lytic transglycosylase domain-containing protein — protein sequence MRRLVLTACIAGLAMTGHLPLAMGAEDPGTASESAAAKTKSGKSAAKPGPALKLAHVHSDTVKEFAARSAVTKAAREAEAIEAVSGADPSRPVDANATAQPADIEAAPSDAPAADTHDGERRAAEAKPKHMNTGHPHIDALVAVHAAANNIPESLIHRVIVRESKYQKDLVGSCGCIGLMQIKLGTARGLGYTGDAQGLHDPNTNLTYGVRYLAGAYRAAHGDHDRTVHYFARGYYEETKRQRLADARPVGRADRANAPLDITPKIATGRHARAH from the coding sequence ATGAGACGTCTTGTGCTGACGGCCTGCATCGCAGGCCTTGCGATGACCGGCCACCTGCCGCTCGCCATGGGAGCTGAGGATCCCGGCACGGCATCGGAGAGCGCGGCGGCCAAGACGAAATCCGGCAAATCGGCCGCAAAGCCCGGTCCTGCCCTGAAGCTCGCCCATGTCCATAGTGACACCGTCAAGGAATTCGCCGCCCGCAGCGCCGTCACCAAGGCTGCGCGCGAGGCCGAGGCGATCGAGGCCGTGAGCGGCGCCGACCCCTCGCGGCCCGTGGATGCGAATGCCACCGCGCAGCCGGCGGACATCGAGGCGGCGCCGAGCGATGCGCCCGCCGCCGACACCCACGACGGCGAGCGACGAGCGGCCGAGGCCAAGCCGAAGCACATGAACACCGGCCATCCGCACATCGATGCGCTGGTCGCGGTCCACGCCGCCGCCAACAACATTCCGGAATCGCTGATCCACCGCGTGATCGTGCGCGAGAGCAAATATCAGAAGGACCTCGTCGGCAGCTGCGGCTGCATCGGGCTGATGCAGATCAAGCTCGGCACCGCGCGCGGCCTCGGCTACACCGGCGACGCACAGGGCCTGCACGACCCCAACACCAACCTCACCTATGGCGTGCGCTATCTCGCCGGCGCCTACCGGGCCGCCCACGGCGACCACGATCGCACCGTGCACTATTTCGCCAGGGGGTATTACGAGGAGACCAAGCGGCAGCGGCTCGCCGACGCGCGGCCCGTCGGCCGGGCCGACCGGGCGAACGCCCCGCTCGACATCACGCCGAAGATTGCAACCGGCCGCCACGCGCGGGCGCACTGA
- a CDS encoding glutathione S-transferase family protein encodes MSQRRLYQFALSGHSHRARLMLSLLGLPCELVDVDLKGGAHKQPEFLALNPFGQVPVLVDGDAVIPDSNAILVYLAGRYDESGRWLPRDPQRQAQVQRWLSVAAGPLAFGPAAARVATLFGMPLDIAKARQLACDLFTVMERELGGRPFLAGNEPTIADIALYTYTAHAPEGGVSLAPYPNVRAWLARIADLPGFVPMPASPVAGSAIADGQR; translated from the coding sequence ATGTCGCAACGCCGCCTCTACCAGTTCGCCTTGTCGGGCCATTCGCATCGCGCGCGGTTGATGCTGAGCCTGCTCGGGTTGCCTTGCGAGCTCGTCGACGTCGACCTCAAGGGCGGCGCGCACAAGCAGCCGGAATTCTTGGCGCTCAATCCGTTCGGCCAGGTCCCGGTGCTGGTTGACGGCGACGCCGTGATCCCCGACTCCAATGCGATCCTGGTCTATCTCGCCGGCCGCTACGACGAGTCGGGGCGCTGGCTGCCGCGCGATCCGCAACGGCAGGCGCAGGTCCAGCGCTGGCTGTCTGTCGCGGCCGGCCCGCTCGCGTTCGGTCCGGCGGCGGCGCGGGTGGCGACGCTGTTCGGCATGCCGCTCGACATCGCGAAGGCACGGCAGCTCGCGTGCGACCTGTTCACGGTGATGGAGCGCGAGCTGGGCGGCCGGCCATTCCTTGCCGGGAACGAGCCGACCATCGCCGACATCGCGCTCTACACCTACACCGCGCATGCGCCCGAGGGTGGCGTGTCGCTCGCGCCCTATCCGAACGTGAGGGCGTGGCTGGCGCGGATCGCTGATCTGCCCGGCTTCGTGCCGATGCCGGCGAGCCCGGTCGCCGGCAGTGCGATCGCTGATGGACAACGATGA
- a CDS encoding RidA family protein, with protein sequence MPIHHIPAPPHINAPPLSFGTRVGDLLFVSGIPGFDAHGNLPDDFEAQFANVVTNFTRVLTEGGAALRDLVKVNVLLTRASDVATMNRLYAASFGPAPYPARTTCVVVALPDPTMLIEIEGVATIVNP encoded by the coding sequence ATGCCCATCCACCACATCCCCGCGCCACCCCACATCAACGCCCCGCCGCTGTCATTCGGCACCCGTGTCGGCGATCTCCTCTTCGTCTCCGGCATCCCCGGATTCGACGCACACGGCAACCTGCCCGACGATTTCGAGGCGCAGTTCGCCAACGTCGTCACCAACTTCACCCGCGTGCTGACCGAAGGCGGCGCGGCCTTGCGTGATCTCGTCAAGGTCAACGTGCTGCTGACGCGCGCCTCGGACGTGGCGACTATGAACCGGCTCTATGCCGCTTCGTTCGGGCCGGCGCCCTACCCGGCGCGGACCACCTGCGTCGTGGTCGCGCTGCCCGATCCGACAATGCTGATCGAGATCGAGGGTGTCGCCACGATCGTGAATCCGTAG
- a CDS encoding DUF2846 domain-containing protein gives MQLAGAAIALTAGCSSVPVQTEAAKPPEAPRPGYATLHVGRPTGFNVSIFPITIDIDGKTVASLAPGRYITVELAPGKHVMEVPNNAWSRAINGIPHQVEFTTTAGKTYYALPTDWYSGSTQRVTMVGSAVVVDRVADHQTAFAVQEAAAPPAEFASLSHTPSP, from the coding sequence TTGCAACTTGCAGGCGCAGCGATCGCGCTGACGGCCGGGTGCTCATCGGTCCCTGTTCAGACCGAGGCGGCCAAGCCGCCGGAGGCGCCACGGCCCGGCTATGCGACGCTGCATGTCGGGCGCCCGACGGGATTCAACGTCAGCATCTTCCCGATCACGATCGACATCGATGGCAAGACCGTCGCCTCGCTCGCGCCCGGGCGCTACATCACGGTCGAGCTGGCTCCCGGCAAGCACGTCATGGAGGTGCCGAACAATGCGTGGAGCCGCGCGATCAACGGGATTCCGCATCAGGTCGAATTCACCACCACGGCTGGAAAAACCTATTACGCGTTGCCGACCGACTGGTATTCCGGCAGCACGCAACGCGTCACCATGGTCGGCTCGGCGGTCGTCGTCGACCGCGTTGCCGATCATCAGACCGCCTTTGCGGTGCAGGAGGCGGCAGCCCCTCCCGCGGAGTTCGCCAGCCTGAGCCACACGCCGTCGCCCTAG
- the thiC gene encoding phosphomethylpyrimidine synthase ThiC, translated as MNIRSNPDTTLPAVTTGPLPSSRKIHAVPDAAPDLRVPLREIILSEGAGEPNLPVYDTSGPYTDPTVTIDVNAGLSRARTAWVRERGGVEEYVGRDIKPEDNGNVGADKAAKAFTAHHKPLRGLDGHKITQLEFARAGIITKEMIYVAERENLGRKVQLERAEAALADGESFGAEVPAFITPEFVRSEIARGRAIIPCNINHAELEPMIIGRNFLTKINANIGNSAVTSSVEEEVDKMVWAIRWGADTVMDLSTGRNIHTTREWILRNSPVPIGTVPIYQALEKCNGDPVALTWELYRDTLIEQCEQGVDYFTIHAGVRLAYIHLTASRVTGIVSRGGSIMAKWCLAHHKESFLYTHFEEICDIMRKYDVSFSLGDGLRPGSIADANDRAQFAELETLGELTKIAWARGCQVMIEGPGHVPMHKIKINMDKQLKECGEAPFYTLGPLTTDIAPGYDHITSGIGAAMIGWFGCAMLCYVTPKEHLGLPDRNDVKVGVITYKIAAHASDLAKGHPAAQLRDDALSRARFDFRWTDQFNLGLDPETAKHFHDETLPKEAHKVAHFCSMCGPKFCSMKITQDVRDYAATLNDPATVGMTISGTIEDGMAQMSAKFKEMGSSVYLDADKVKESNRAL; from the coding sequence ATGAACATCCGTTCCAATCCCGACACCACGCTGCCCGCCGTCACCACCGGGCCGCTGCCCTCCTCGCGCAAGATCCACGCTGTGCCCGACGCTGCACCCGATCTGCGCGTGCCCTTGCGCGAGATCATCCTCTCCGAAGGTGCCGGCGAGCCCAATCTGCCGGTCTACGACACCTCCGGCCCCTACACCGATCCGACCGTGACGATCGACGTCAACGCCGGCCTGTCGCGCGCCCGCACCGCCTGGGTGCGCGAGCGTGGCGGTGTCGAGGAGTATGTCGGCCGCGACATCAAGCCGGAGGACAACGGCAATGTCGGCGCCGACAAGGCCGCAAAGGCTTTCACCGCGCATCACAAGCCGCTGCGCGGCCTCGACGGCCACAAGATCACCCAGCTCGAATTCGCCCGCGCCGGCATCATCACCAAGGAGATGATCTACGTCGCCGAGCGCGAGAATCTCGGCCGCAAAGTCCAGCTCGAGCGCGCCGAGGCCGCGCTCGCCGACGGCGAAAGTTTTGGCGCCGAGGTCCCCGCCTTCATCACCCCGGAATTCGTCCGCTCGGAGATCGCGCGCGGCCGCGCCATCATCCCCTGCAACATCAACCATGCCGAGCTGGAGCCGATGATCATCGGCCGCAACTTCCTGACCAAGATCAACGCCAATATCGGCAACTCGGCGGTGACCTCGTCGGTCGAGGAGGAAGTCGACAAGATGGTGTGGGCGATCCGCTGGGGCGCCGACACCGTGATGGACCTCTCGACGGGACGGAACATCCACACCACCCGCGAATGGATCCTGCGCAACTCGCCGGTGCCGATCGGCACCGTGCCGATCTACCAGGCGCTGGAGAAGTGCAACGGCGATCCGGTCGCGCTGACCTGGGAGCTCTACCGCGACACCCTGATCGAGCAGTGCGAGCAGGGCGTCGACTACTTCACCATCCATGCCGGCGTGCGCCTCGCCTACATCCACCTCACCGCGAGCCGCGTCACCGGCATCGTGTCGCGCGGCGGCTCGATCATGGCCAAGTGGTGCCTCGCGCATCACAAGGAGAGCTTCCTCTATACGCATTTCGAGGAGATCTGCGACATCATGCGCAAGTATGATGTCTCGTTCTCGCTCGGCGACGGCCTGCGCCCGGGCTCGATCGCGGATGCCAACGACCGCGCGCAATTCGCGGAGCTGGAGACGCTCGGCGAGCTGACCAAGATCGCGTGGGCTAGGGGATGCCAGGTCATGATCGAGGGCCCCGGCCACGTGCCGATGCACAAGATCAAGATCAACATGGACAAACAGCTCAAGGAATGCGGCGAGGCGCCGTTCTACACCTTGGGGCCGCTGACCACCGACATCGCGCCGGGCTACGACCACATCACCTCGGGCATCGGCGCCGCCATGATCGGCTGGTTCGGCTGCGCGATGCTGTGCTACGTGACGCCGAAGGAGCATCTGGGTCTCCCGGATCGCAACGACGTCAAGGTGGGCGTCATCACCTACAAGATCGCCGCGCACGCCTCCGATCTCGCCAAGGGCCACCCCGCCGCCCAGCTGCGCGACGACGCGCTGTCCCGCGCCCGCTTCGACTTCCGCTGGACCGACCAGTTCAACCTCGGCCTCGACCCGGAAACCGCAAAGCACTTCCACGACGAGACGCTGCCGAAGGAAGCCCACAAGGTCGCGCATTTCTGCTCGATGTGCGGCCCAAAGTTCTGCTCGATGAAGATCACCCAGGACGTCCGCGACTACGCCGCGACCTTGAACGATCCGGCGACGGTCGGCATGACCATCTCCGGCACCATCGAGGACGGCATGGCCCAGATGAGCGCCAAGTTCAAGGAGATGGGATCGAGCGTGTATCTCGATGCTGACAAGGTGAAGGAGAGCAACAGGGCGTTGTGA
- a CDS encoding PRC-barrel domain-containing protein, whose translation MLMKTVAAGLAGSLLLATAAFAAESTTTTTSTTTRADTTAASYKGDWRSSKLVGVKVYNNNNENVGSIDDLLVDKSGAVKGIVIGVGGFLGMGEHLVAVSFDQIKFSDQPVPSNTASNAPATGTTSSTTPPAPTTTGAATGTSSSMSSSTNRWYPDHAMINASKDQLKSMPEFKYSE comes from the coding sequence ATGTTGATGAAGACTGTTGCGGCCGGCCTCGCCGGTTCCCTGCTGCTCGCGACCGCGGCGTTTGCTGCGGAGAGCACCACCACGACCACCAGCACCACGACCCGTGCCGACACCACGGCGGCGTCCTATAAGGGTGACTGGCGCAGCTCGAAGCTGGTTGGCGTGAAGGTCTACAACAACAACAACGAGAATGTCGGCTCGATCGACGATCTGCTGGTCGACAAGAGCGGTGCTGTCAAGGGTATCGTGATCGGCGTCGGCGGCTTCCTCGGAATGGGCGAGCACCTCGTGGCCGTGTCGTTCGATCAGATCAAGTTCTCGGATCAGCCGGTGCCGTCGAACACCGCCTCGAACGCTCCGGCTACGGGCACGACCTCGTCAACCACTCCGCCGGCCCCGACCACGACCGGTGCTGCGACGGGCACCTCGTCGTCGATGAGCTCCTCGACGAACCGCTGGTATCCCGACCACGCCATGATCAACGCCAGCAAGGATCAGCTGAAGTCCATGCCCGAGTTCAAATATTCGGAGTAA
- a CDS encoding thiamine phosphate synthase, with protein sequence MPYPDRFYPVVDTLAWVERLTKLGVGTVQLRAKDLNDGEALQIVTDALEITKGTTTKLIVNDYWRAAIVAGAQHVHLGQEDLAEADIAAIKEAGLTLGLSTHDDAELETALAAKPDYVALGPIFPTTLKAMRFAPQGIAKIGEWKKRAGHIPLVAIGGIKLEQAAEIFAAGADSIAVVSDVTQNADPDARVRAWLDATREMA encoded by the coding sequence ATGCCGTATCCTGATCGCTTCTATCCGGTCGTCGACACCCTCGCCTGGGTCGAGCGCCTCACCAAGCTCGGTGTCGGCACGGTGCAGCTGCGCGCCAAGGATCTCAACGACGGCGAGGCGCTGCAGATCGTCACCGACGCGCTTGAAATCACCAAGGGCACGACGACGAAGCTGATCGTCAACGACTACTGGCGCGCGGCGATCGTCGCCGGCGCCCAGCATGTCCATCTCGGCCAGGAGGATCTCGCCGAGGCCGACATCGCCGCGATCAAGGAAGCCGGCCTCACGCTCGGCCTCTCCACCCATGACGATGCCGAGCTGGAAACCGCGCTCGCCGCCAAGCCCGACTATGTTGCGCTCGGCCCGATCTTCCCGACCACGTTGAAGGCGATGCGCTTCGCCCCGCAGGGAATCGCGAAGATCGGTGAATGGAAAAAGCGCGCCGGCCACATTCCGCTGGTCGCGATCGGCGGCATCAAGCTGGAGCAGGCCGCCGAAATCTTTGCCGCCGGCGCCGATTCCATCGCCGTGGTCAGCGACGTCACCCAGAACGCCGACCCCGACGCGCGCGTCCGCGCCTGGCTCGACGCGACCAGGGAGATGGCGTGA
- a CDS encoding helix-turn-helix domain-containing protein yields MSQELSSDAASPSLVPLAVPPSRAATEVLPLLIGTPLSEIERELIVQTLARCNGNRTHAAKLLGMPVRTLRNKIRCYTADGIAVPAYGA; encoded by the coding sequence ATGTCGCAAGAATTGTCATCCGATGCCGCAAGTCCGTCACTTGTCCCGCTTGCCGTGCCGCCGTCGCGCGCTGCGACGGAGGTTCTGCCGCTGTTGATCGGCACGCCCCTGTCCGAGATCGAGCGCGAGCTCATCGTCCAGACCTTGGCGCGCTGCAACGGCAACCGTACCCACGCCGCAAAGCTGCTCGGTATGCCCGTCCGCACCTTGCGCAACAAGATCCGGTGCTACACGGCCGACGGCATCGCCGTGCCGGCCTACGGTGCCTGA
- a CDS encoding mismatch-specific DNA-glycosylase, protein MDRLPDQLQPGLRLVFVGTAASERSAATGHYYAHPGNRFWPTLHAVGLTPRLYQPPEFPALLALGIGFTDLCKQGAGMDHVALKAGVDVAGLVAKIRRHRPATVAFTSKKAASLFYGRPTTAIPLGRQPPQDDFPIVFVLASPSGAASGAWTLQPWRALAAHVAEG, encoded by the coding sequence ATGGACCGCCTGCCCGACCAGCTTCAGCCCGGCCTGCGCCTCGTCTTCGTCGGCACCGCCGCGAGCGAGCGGTCGGCGGCGACCGGGCATTACTATGCGCATCCCGGCAACCGCTTCTGGCCCACGCTGCACGCCGTCGGCCTAACGCCGCGGCTGTATCAGCCGCCGGAATTCCCGGCGCTGCTGGCGCTCGGCATCGGCTTCACCGACCTCTGCAAGCAGGGCGCGGGCATGGACCATGTCGCGCTGAAGGCCGGCGTCGACGTCGCTGGTCTTGTTGCCAAGATCCGGCGCCATCGGCCGGCGACGGTCGCCTTCACCAGCAAGAAGGCGGCGAGCCTGTTCTACGGCCGGCCGACCACCGCGATTCCGCTCGGCCGCCAGCCGCCGCAGGATGATTTCCCGATCGTGTTCGTGCTCGCCTCGCCCTCCGGCGCCGCATCCGGCGCCTGGACGCTGCAGCCGTGGCGCGCGCTTGCGGCGCATGTGGCCGAGGGTTGA
- the thiS gene encoding sulfur carrier protein ThiS: MRVTVNGEARDISATSVAALLSELDYEGTHFAIALNYDVVPKSRWSETALNAGDEIEIITPRQGG; the protein is encoded by the coding sequence ATGCGCGTGACCGTCAATGGCGAGGCCCGCGACATCAGCGCGACCAGCGTCGCCGCGCTGCTGTCGGAGCTCGACTATGAGGGCACGCATTTTGCGATCGCGCTGAACTACGACGTTGTGCCGAAGAGCCGCTGGTCCGAGACCGCGCTGAACGCCGGCGACGAGATCGAGATCATCACCCCCCGGCAGGGAGGGTGA
- a CDS encoding thiazole synthase: MPTFYDKTFTSRLLIGTALYPSPAIMQDAIRASGSEIVTVSLRREAAGGKSGDAFWTLIRELGATVLPNTAGCRSVREAVTTAKLARELFGTSWIKLEVIADNDTLQPDVVGLVEAATILIKDGFEVFPYCTEDLSVATRLVDAGCKVVMPWAAPIGSAKGIINRDALRLLRDRLPDVTLVVDAGLGAPSHAAEALELGYDAVLLNTAVAKAADPVAMARAFRLGCEAGRTAYEAGLMDARDFASPSTPVVGTPFWHAVS; the protein is encoded by the coding sequence ATGCCCACTTTCTACGACAAGACCTTCACCTCGCGCCTCTTGATCGGCACCGCGCTGTATCCCTCGCCCGCGATCATGCAGGATGCGATCCGCGCCTCCGGCTCCGAGATCGTCACCGTGTCGCTGCGGCGTGAGGCCGCGGGCGGCAAGTCGGGCGACGCGTTCTGGACGCTGATCCGCGAGCTCGGGGCGACGGTGCTGCCGAACACCGCCGGCTGCCGCAGCGTGCGCGAGGCGGTCACCACCGCGAAGCTCGCGCGCGAACTGTTCGGCACCAGCTGGATCAAGCTCGAAGTGATCGCCGACAACGACACCCTGCAGCCGGACGTCGTCGGTCTCGTCGAGGCGGCGACCATCCTGATCAAGGACGGCTTCGAGGTGTTTCCGTATTGTACCGAGGATCTCTCGGTGGCGACGCGCCTGGTCGACGCCGGCTGCAAGGTCGTGATGCCCTGGGCGGCGCCGATCGGCTCAGCCAAAGGCATCATCAACCGCGATGCCTTGAGGCTGCTGCGCGACCGCCTGCCCGACGTCACGCTGGTGGTCGATGCCGGCCTGGGCGCGCCCTCTCACGCGGCCGAAGCGCTGGAGCTCGGCTACGACGCGGTGCTGCTCAACACCGCCGTGGCCAAGGCCGCCGATCCCGTCGCGATGGCGCGCGCCTTCAGGCTCGGCTGCGAGGCCGGCCGCACCGCCTACGAGGCCGGGCTGATGGACGCCCGCGATTTCGCCTCGCCCTCCACCCCTGTCGTTGGGACACCGTTCTGGCATGCCGTATCCTGA
- a CDS encoding toll/interleukin-1 receptor domain-containing protein yields the protein MANGLVEVQPDVSDRIVARAIGEKLAVFISYPTENHRIAQEIEDALRSFDRDKFDIFLDSSRIDEGGDLTGTIESALERTDYFIGIGPGASRGNFSWCGMELGYFLATRRGKSRRVLAIYNSDIPDLFHRYKNVRVVPLEEKHRSELGDEICAIEDSHLYAFFCELSEEVGRRFPPERPGRYFEDARKWAETSTRSVTDGYFNTLQERVKSTWFPQKRIEVRTDASPFWEKGNPTIPAQAIVVLEATTCGVLKYSVPREQASVAKSWKEFEDIVRQQTGALTFPAMITDVIVSALPNNSEALNDHSFLAPDGKSYRILLVMHRLYGNGKREFVINLVETLRPMSGEGNRETSLMTAAIMLASKYRFLFLEPESRYGPDKIGQALRASSGIAIRQLLRDLDRVHAEATKEGFADETALVALFGPAQEFEVRDLFERFWPPMIAMKEAATALLDEPTDQTRELFLGRHRSFVEQTRDVNQRFISLCLARYQSLIGN from the coding sequence ATGGCGAACGGATTAGTGGAAGTTCAGCCGGACGTTTCGGATCGGATCGTCGCCCGCGCGATTGGCGAAAAGCTCGCCGTCTTCATCAGCTATCCCACTGAAAATCACAGGATCGCGCAGGAGATCGAGGACGCGCTGCGCAGTTTCGATCGCGACAAGTTCGACATCTTTCTGGACAGCTCACGCATCGACGAGGGCGGCGATCTGACCGGGACGATCGAGAGCGCCCTGGAACGCACCGACTACTTCATCGGCATTGGACCCGGCGCGAGCCGCGGGAATTTCTCCTGGTGCGGCATGGAGCTCGGCTATTTCCTCGCAACCAGACGCGGCAAGAGCCGACGCGTCCTGGCGATCTACAATAGCGACATTCCCGACCTCTTCCACCGCTACAAGAATGTTCGTGTCGTCCCGCTCGAGGAGAAGCACCGCTCCGAACTCGGCGACGAGATCTGTGCAATCGAGGACTCCCATCTTTACGCGTTCTTCTGCGAATTGAGTGAGGAGGTCGGCCGCAGATTCCCGCCGGAGCGTCCGGGGCGCTATTTCGAGGACGCGCGCAAATGGGCGGAAACGAGCACCAGGAGCGTCACCGACGGCTATTTCAACACGCTGCAGGAGCGCGTCAAATCGACCTGGTTTCCGCAGAAGCGGATCGAGGTGCGCACCGATGCGTCGCCGTTCTGGGAGAAAGGCAATCCCACGATACCCGCGCAGGCCATCGTCGTGCTGGAGGCCACCACCTGCGGCGTGCTCAAATACAGCGTGCCGAGAGAGCAGGCCAGCGTCGCCAAGAGTTGGAAGGAGTTCGAGGACATCGTGCGGCAGCAGACCGGCGCGTTGACCTTTCCGGCCATGATCACCGACGTCATCGTCTCGGCGCTGCCAAACAATTCCGAAGCCCTCAACGATCACTCTTTCCTGGCACCGGACGGCAAGAGCTACCGGATCCTGCTGGTCATGCACCGGCTGTATGGCAACGGCAAACGGGAATTCGTCATCAACCTGGTCGAGACGCTGCGGCCGATGTCCGGAGAGGGCAACAGGGAGACCTCGCTGATGACGGCGGCGATCATGCTCGCCTCGAAATACCGGTTCTTGTTTCTCGAGCCGGAGTCGAGGTACGGCCCGGACAAGATCGGTCAGGCGCTCAGGGCCAGCAGCGGGATCGCCATCCGCCAGCTGCTGCGGGACCTCGACCGCGTTCACGCCGAGGCGACCAAGGAAGGCTTTGCCGACGAGACCGCGCTGGTTGCACTGTTCGGTCCGGCGCAGGAATTCGAGGTGCGCGATCTGTTCGAGCGGTTCTGGCCGCCCATGATCGCGATGAAGGAGGCGGCTACGGCGTTGCTGGATGAGCCGACCGACCAGACCCGCGAGCTGTTCCTCGGACGGCATCGGAGCTTCGTCGAGCAGACTCGAGACGTCAACCAGCGCTTCATCTCGCTGTGTCTGGCCCGCTATCAGAGCCTGATCGGAAACTAG
- a CDS encoding FAD-dependent oxidoreductase yields MQQTTTNRGDRPVSIIGAGIAGAWQALLFARAGHAVTLHERSDADLILSTSHWAGGMLAPYCESEVAEPVISRLGLASLEIWRRELPDTPFNGSLVIAHARDRADYDRFARRTSDYQRLDAAALAALEPSLEGRFREGLFYPAEGHVEPRRVLPKLHQRIIEAGGRVLFNSDVKASDLDGLVIDCRGLEARDVEPSLRGVKGEMILIETSEVSLARPVRLMHPRWPLYLIPRADNLFMLGATSLEAEDTGISLRSALELLGAAYSVHPAFGEARILEFGSGLRPAYPDNLPRITVAGEHEIRVNGLYRHGFLIAPSLAQATLNYVERGQIDNEVMRCA; encoded by the coding sequence ATGCAGCAGACAACCACGAATCGCGGGGATCGCCCCGTATCCATCATCGGCGCCGGCATTGCCGGGGCCTGGCAGGCCTTGCTGTTCGCGCGGGCCGGCCATGCCGTGACCCTGCACGAGCGCAGCGACGCCGATCTCATTCTCTCCACCAGCCATTGGGCCGGCGGCATGCTGGCGCCCTATTGCGAGAGCGAGGTCGCCGAGCCCGTCATCAGCCGGCTTGGGCTGGCCTCGCTCGAGATCTGGCGCCGCGAGCTGCCGGACACGCCGTTCAACGGCTCGCTGGTGATCGCGCATGCGCGCGACCGCGCCGACTACGATCGGTTCGCACGGCGGACCTCCGACTATCAGCGGCTCGATGCGGCCGCGCTCGCCGCGCTCGAGCCGTCGCTGGAAGGACGTTTCCGCGAGGGCCTGTTCTATCCGGCCGAGGGCCATGTCGAGCCGCGCCGCGTGCTGCCGAAGCTGCATCAGCGCATCATCGAGGCCGGCGGCCGCGTGCTGTTCAACAGCGACGTGAAGGCTTCGGATCTCGACGGCCTCGTGATCGACTGCCGCGGGCTCGAGGCGCGCGACGTCGAGCCCAGCTTGCGCGGCGTCAAGGGCGAGATGATCCTGATCGAGACATCGGAAGTCAGCCTCGCCCGCCCCGTCCGCCTGATGCATCCGCGCTGGCCGCTGTATCTGATCCCCCGCGCCGACAATCTGTTCATGCTGGGCGCGACCTCGCTCGAGGCCGAGGACACCGGCATCAGCTTGCGCTCGGCGCTTGAGCTGTTGGGCGCCGCCTATTCGGTGCATCCGGCGTTCGGCGAGGCCCGCATCCTCGAATTCGGCTCCGGCCTGCGGCCGGCCTATCCCGACAATCTGCCCCGCATCACCGTTGCCGGCGAGCACGAGATCCGCGTCAACGGCCTCTATCGCCACGGCTTCCTGATCGCCCCCAGCCTGGCGCAGGCGACGCTGAACTACGTAGAGCGCGGCCAGATCGACAACGAGGTGATGCGATGCGCGTGA